One Chlorobaculum limnaeum genomic window carries:
- a CDS encoding four helix bundle suffix domain-containing protein: MKKLRPSGGYRSAASFQTATLIYDATCLFCEKFVDSRSRTLEQMTQAARSGRQNIAEGSRAAATSSQAELRLVNVARSSLEALLLDYEDYLRHRRLAQWALSSAELQAVREVPKRFRQERTDQSDMTDLSDGERWALYARWLEHERAEVRANAIICLIHQTSYLLDRQIAALEEASGEEGGHSEQPAAARLDSRECQSKEPQRQPTPAGATPSCPKCGRPMTLRTAKAGRNAGKPFWGCTGYPDCKEVVRV; this comes from the coding sequence ATGAAAAAGCTGAGACCGAGTGGCGGTTATCGGAGTGCCGCCAGTTTTCAGACGGCTACCCTGATCTACGATGCCACCTGCCTGTTTTGCGAGAAGTTCGTCGATTCCCGGTCGCGGACGCTTGAGCAGATGACGCAGGCGGCGCGTTCAGGGCGGCAGAATATCGCGGAGGGCAGCCGCGCTGCGGCGACCTCTTCGCAGGCGGAGCTGCGGCTGGTCAACGTCGCCCGTTCGAGCCTCGAAGCGCTGCTGCTCGATTACGAGGATTACCTGCGCCATCGGCGTCTGGCGCAATGGGCGCTTTCGAGCGCTGAATTGCAAGCTGTTCGCGAAGTGCCGAAGCGGTTCCGGCAAGAGCGGACGGATCAGTCGGATATGACCGATCTTTCCGACGGGGAGCGCTGGGCGCTGTATGCCCGCTGGCTTGAGCACGAGCGGGCCGAAGTGCGGGCCAATGCGATCATCTGCCTGATTCATCAGACGAGCTACCTGCTCGACCGGCAGATTGCCGCGCTGGAGGAGGCGTCCGGCGAGGAGGGCGGGCACAGCGAGCAACCTGCCGCCGCCCGGCTGGACTCTCGTGAGTGCCAGAGCAAGGAGCCACAACGTCAGCCGACGCCTGCCGGGGCGACGCCCTCATGCCCGAAATGCGGCAGGCCGATGACGTTGCGCACAGCCAAAGCTGGCCGGAACGCAGGCAAGCCCTTCTGGGGCTGCACCGGCTACCCCGACTGCAAAGAGGTGGTGCGGGTGTGA